ACATTAAAGTGACTATGCCTAGGGTTGAATGcattattacaaaatttaaatatataagtGAGATAGTTAGGAGTTATATTATGAATTATAAgccaatttaaaatttaaaatttgcaTTTCAGATAATGTTTCCCACGATGTCCCACATACTGTGTTCTCCCTGATTTGACATAAAGTATACATAAACATGCCAGTTAAAGCTTTTTATAAACATGCTCTATTTGTTTATCCAAACTCAAATATTTATCATAAGATATTTACAATTGTCTACCCTAGATATTCAATATAATTCgattcgattgaataaaataaaaaaataaatgaataaaataaataaaattgacaaAGATAAGCTATTATTTACAAAACTAAGTCCTAGGTTTTGTGTTATCTGCTGTAGTTATCGTTTAATTACGATGATTTCAACATAATGAGGCCAACAAACAGCTTATATAAAGACAGTGTGGCTGGGCTAGGTGGATCatcctttttattttatttgaaaatattttgttttaaattgttaccCATAGTATTCAGCAAAAGACTCTGCCGCCACCTCACAACAACACTACGTTTATACAGTTATACTAAAGAACCTATTACACAAAAATCTTCTCTCCATCATTTTGCGTTCAAAACACTGTATGACATTACCTTTTAACTGATGACAAGCATGAATCCCAACtatatgatattttattttaagcgCGTTgacaattattgttataatagtacttatataatactatatatgTTGGAAATAAATGATAATCTGGGAGCCACCCTTTAAAGATAAAGCAGCTTTTCCAGGAGGCTAGAGACAGGGAATCTGTTGTTACCATCACTGGTACATGCTTGTGTCAGGTAAAGTTCATTTAGGCCATCCTTTTAGAGTTTGGCCGTCTGTTTTAGCTGCAGACACAGGAAGTCTGTTTACTTTTTATCTGGGGTTCATTTCCGATTTGATttgataaaatgttattgttaattataatcataaacAGTATTGCTCAGTTTTTTCAATAATTAgcaattcaaaatattttatcataACAAAAATCACCAAACTAATCTAACTTCATGCATGGAGGATACCTCCATGCTTCATGTATCTTCATCTTACAGCAATTAatcatgatttgtttttacCTCGGAGCCCCAACAATGATCGTGGATCTGAGGAGTGAACTTAGGTATTAGAGTCGACTATCTTACACTTCCAAATCCGATTCCCAGCCCACGACCCAAAGCTTAATTTGCTTGCTCCATTTGTTAATTGTTGGAGTTTTTTGGAATACAATTATATCATACAGTAACTTGTATAGTTAGGCACACATTTATTAAAACTCTTGCTTTGAAATAATTGGcggaattttaaaaacatttgtgtgtaaaatgaaaaaagtaaattattaaTCTATGAATAAGTTCAATGGTTTAAGTAGGCTCTATTATTGTTATCGTTCATTTCCAATTAAAaaatttttgataaaataatgtaataccCTGTATACGATTTCTTAAATTCTATTCCTACAAATGGATCAATGTTTTtgctgcattgcttgtatcatTGGGCAAGacacttacgtttgcctctctccacccaggtttACAAATCAAACCATATGAACATTTGCTTGACTGCGTCTTCCACATAAAAAGGTGATTTTTTATAAGCATGATGTCTACAATAATTAACTAATTCAATTTTCTACATTATTGATTTTACTATTTCAGTAGTAAAGTGGAAGCACCCATAATTGCCATTAACACTAATTCAAAATGAACATAGAGCCTTGAGGTACTCAATGTAAGTGCACTAACAGTaaagcatattttttttttttgtagtacTGAAGACCATGGCATCTCAATTACTAAGATCAACTtttcaacaaacaaaaaagttaCTAGGATGCGGCTCTTACATTAAGCATCAACGTTTCAGTATCAGAAAGCAGTGGATGTCCCAATTGCCGAAGTCTGGCTCAAACCATGTTACGCCACCAGCGTTTTTAAATGCCAAAAATAAATGGCTTTCACTTCAATTtgatgaaaaagaaaaaaactatcCATATGTCTGGCTGAGAGATAACTGCAAGTGTAGTGAGTGTTACCACGAGGTAGCATCACAAAGGTTATTGCAGTTCGTTGACCTGGATATTGATGTTGAAGCAAAAAGTATGCATGTAAGTGATACTGGAAAAGATATTTTCATCAACTGGTCTGATGGACATGAAGGTTTCTATCCACTGTCCTTTCTTGAAGGCGAACATTTTCCAGCATTTTCCGATCCATTACGTCAGTTGAAACAAGAATTGTGGGGTAGTGAGTTGCAAGGACAAATCCCTACTTTTCAATTCTCTGATATATTAACAAAGGATAAAGATCTGTTTGCGTGGTTAACTGCATTGCACACAAAAGGGTTGACAGTTCTGCAAAATGCGGATTGTGAAGTGGGGCAAATACACAAAGTTGGTGAAAGGGTGGCatacttaaaaaaaacatattacgGGTATGTGTTAAAACTTAAGATTAAATTGAAAAACACAAAAAGgaatatattttatgtaaataagTATGTGGTTTATCCTGTTACATATTTAGCTCAATTTAGAAGAGAGAAAATTCTTATTTAGCTCATCAATATGTTCATTTGTCAAAACGGTGGGATTTCCATACATACTTGATAGCACCGCAATTTATTCATGgacctataatttataggtccatgatttaTTAAGTCCAAACTTGTAATTTACTTAGACTACATTCCTCCATAACTTCCTATCTGCCTTTGTGACAGACAGTTCATCTCTCTGCATACCAGGATCCATCTCTAGTACATCAATCTATAATGGTAtcttttttgttaaaaatgatTTACTTTACTAATTTGGTGAATGGTCACtgaatcattttttaatttagagaTACGTATCATGTAATGTCAAAACTGGATCCAAGCAGCATTACATACACAGGTGCAGCAATTAACTTCCACTCTGATCTTTGTTCTTCGTACAATCAACCAGGAGTAAGTATTTAAGACACTTTCTtcaatctaatttaaggtcacaaactacattttgtgtaaaaacaaaaacattataacACAAATTGTTGTCATCtttaaacatttgaaaatgtAAATTGATGTTTGAGCAGTAAATTTTGTTAGTATTCTTATTTTGTTTCTGGGATCCACCCTGGGCCACACCCTGGGCCACTTTTGATGTGATTGAGTCGATTGTGAAGAAAAGAGTCTTTCCCTATTTGTATTTAACAGATTCTGtcaaaaaaaaagacaattaattcaGGCAAATCATGCAAACtttttcattggtcaactccACTAAACAATTCATTTTTCCGGAAAGACAATCaataattgtctaaccaaaaacgtcatttaccTCCTATAATATTTGTTCACAATGGTAATATTTTGAAAAAGCTTACTTTTTATTACTCCttaatattaattgtgtgtTTTTCATATCAAAGGGTGTTTGAGCATAATGTCATAATTTTAAGtccaaaaataataaatataatgtccCACTCAAACAAATGCCCCTcgaaaatacaatatatttttaggTACTGCTTGGAGTGATATTATGGTGAATGAGAGTAATTTAATAATAGAAAAGTTTTCTTCCAAAACTCAAACAGTGccataattaatgttaatatttattattggttTGTAATTAGATGCAGATGCTTCATTGCATAAAGCAATCGTCATCAGGAGGGAGCAATATCTTGGCTGATACATTCAAAATTATACCAGAGTTACAGAAAGAAGAGCCAGATGTTTACAATACTCTTAAAAACACACTCTTTGAGTTTACAGACATTGGCACAGAATTCAACGATTTCAGCTTCAGAAGCTCCAAGCCTGCATTTAGgtacattttaatatcataaaaaGAACAATTGCAAGTTATATTACACGACGGAACacagaaaaaataatttgatattgTGATATTGTTGCATGCAATGCCTATAATATAGTCCTATACAGATACTtggcaacgtaagtgatttgaccaatcacaagcgattcgAACAGTggtttgtcattggtcaacttgcttgcgcGTACatactagtgggaaccacataAGTAAATGAACCAAAAATGATGATATAAGTTCTAATAAAGTTGTAATTGTTATGTAGTTATGATTATGAAGGACACCTTCGACAAGTAAGCATCCATTTTGGTCGTCACCATAGTATGAATGTTCCTGCTGAAAAAGTTTATGATGTCTATAAAGCCCTTAAAGTGTTTTTTCACTATCTtcacaaaaaagaaaacatgGTGGAATACAAGATGTCTGAAGGTAAACTTTTGctcttaatttttatttttcatgtgcTCAGCTGACTTTTGCACAGTACTGGGTTTGGTCCAGTGCCATAACGTAGAgacctgaggcccctggtttaagaacactaagtggccctccaacacTGAAGGCCTCAggcgtttttagccttttttgaaatgattttaatgcctgttttttcctctgggcactgctcaagGGCCCCATTGGCataagctctggggcccctgcCTGGGTTTAGCTAATGAGCGCTCCCTGCCATACCTGCTGCCAACTAGATCACTGATAAATAAAGTCCATGTTCTGGTAACTATAGAATGGACCTGAGAATTCGTTCGTTTTTGggtttttttagtttaaattatGATATTCTTTTTAAAGGAGATATCATTTGTATGGACAACAGACGCCTGGTCCATGGTCGTTCAGAGTACACAATTGATCCATCAATTGAAGGTGTACAGCGC
The window above is part of the Antedon mediterranea chromosome 10, ecAntMedi1.1, whole genome shotgun sequence genome. Proteins encoded here:
- the LOC140060190 gene encoding gamma-butyrobetaine dioxygenase-like, encoding MASQLLRSTFQQTKKLLGCGSYIKHQRFSIRKQWMSQLPKSGSNHVTPPAFLNAKNKWLSLQFDEKEKNYPYVWLRDNCKCSECYHEVASQRLLQFVDLDIDVEAKSMHVSDTGKDIFINWSDGHEGFYPLSFLEGEHFPAFSDPLRQLKQELWGSELQGQIPTFQFSDILTKDKDLFAWLTALHTKGLTVLQNADCEVGQIHKVGERVAYLKKTYYGDTYHVMSKLDPSSITYTGAAINFHSDLCSSYNQPGMQMLHCIKQSSSGGSNILADTFKIIPELQKEEPDVYNTLKNTLFEFTDIGTEFNDFSFRSSKPAFSYDYEGHLRQVSIHFGRHHSMNVPAEKVYDVYKALKVFFHYLHKKENMVEYKMSEGDIICMDNRRLVHGRSEYTIDPSIEGVQRHLEGGYIDWDEMNSCYRVLFKRLGKKE